In Bacteroidia bacterium, one genomic interval encodes:
- a CDS encoding M48 family metallopeptidase, translated as MELKELLLWVIASILVLNYLLSMSLSILNLLNLSEKQPDELKQFYDEERYRKSQQYEHEKSRFGMLSETVMFIISFFFLIYGGYGWLDGWTHGITTDLLWSTLLFFGIFALFSDLISIPFSLYSTFVIEARYGFNKTTFAVFISDRIKGYFLAGALGGSLLALFVLFYQYTGSDFWIYMLVVFAFFMVLLNMFYTSLILPMFNKLTPLADGEVRTAIENYCQKNKFEITNLYVMDGSRRSSKANAFFSGLGKKKKIVLFDTLVNNYSKDELVAVLAHEVGHYKKKHTLFSMIFSILQTALMLWLLSVFINNEWFSLALGGTDYSLALSLIAFTLLYSPLSLITGILMNIYSRKNEFEADNFARVTFSAEALASALKKLSSDSLSNLTPHPMYVFFYYSHPPLLQRLKALQV; from the coding sequence ATGGAATTAAAAGAACTATTGTTGTGGGTAATTGCGTCAATACTGGTGCTGAATTATCTGTTGAGTATGAGTTTGTCTATTTTAAATTTATTAAATTTATCAGAAAAGCAACCGGATGAACTGAAACAATTTTATGATGAAGAAAGGTATAGAAAATCACAACAATATGAACATGAGAAAAGCCGCTTTGGGATGCTTAGTGAAACAGTCATGTTTATCATATCATTCTTTTTTCTGATTTATGGTGGTTATGGTTGGCTTGATGGCTGGACACATGGTATTACTACAGATTTGTTATGGTCCACTTTGCTGTTTTTTGGAATTTTTGCACTCTTCAGTGATTTAATAAGCATACCGTTTTCTCTTTATTCCACCTTCGTAATTGAAGCACGTTATGGATTTAACAAAACAACATTTGCTGTCTTTATTTCAGACAGAATTAAAGGATATTTTCTTGCCGGAGCATTAGGTGGAAGTCTATTGGCCTTGTTTGTTTTGTTTTATCAATATACAGGAAGTGATTTTTGGATTTACATGCTTGTAGTCTTTGCTTTCTTTATGGTATTATTGAATATGTTTTACACTTCGTTGATTCTGCCAATGTTCAATAAACTTACTCCGTTGGCTGATGGTGAAGTGCGTACTGCAATTGAGAATTATTGTCAGAAAAACAAATTTGAAATTACAAACCTCTATGTAATGGATGGAAGCAGACGATCATCAAAAGCAAATGCGTTTTTCAGTGGATTAGGCAAAAAGAAAAAGATCGTACTTTTTGACACCCTGGTAAATAATTATTCGAAAGATGAGTTGGTTGCTGTGTTGGCTCATGAAGTGGGACATTACAAGAAAAAGCATACACTTTTTTCAATGATATTTTCTATACTCCAAACGGCTTTAATGTTGTGGTTACTTTCTGTTTTTATCAATAATGAATGGTTTTCATTAGCTTTGGGAGGAACAGACTACAGCCTGGCATTAAGTCTAATAGCGTTTACTTTATTGTATTCGCCTTTATCACTTATTACAGGAATTCTGATGAATATTTATTCCAGAAAGAATGAATTTGAAGCGGATAATTTTGCAAGAGTAACATTCAGTGCAGAAGCGTTAGCAAGTGCATTAAAAAAACTCAGTTCAGATAGTTTGTCAAACCTTACCCCGCATCCAATGTATGTATTCTTTTATTACTCGCATCCGCCTTTATTGCAGCGGTTAAAAGCGTTGCAGGTGTAG
- the trmD gene encoding tRNA (guanosine(37)-N1)-methyltransferase TrmD, producing MHIDIITVHPGLLEGPFSHSILKRAIQKNLVEINIINLRDYATNKHKSVDDYAFGGGAGMVMMIEPIDHCIADLKSKRTYDEVIYMSPDGEQLNQGMSNSLSLKKNIIILCGHYKGVDERVRQHLITREISVGDYVLSGGELPAAVLCDSIIRIIPGVLNDETSALSDSFQDNLLAPPVYTRPANYKGWDVPEVLLSGNESLINEWRHLQSLERTQIRRPDLSDNNSK from the coding sequence ATGCACATTGATATTATAACAGTACATCCCGGTTTGCTTGAAGGCCCTTTCAGTCATTCTATTCTTAAAAGAGCCATTCAGAAAAATCTTGTTGAAATAAATATCATTAACCTTCGCGACTATGCCACCAACAAACATAAAAGCGTTGACGACTATGCCTTTGGCGGTGGTGCCGGAATGGTGATGATGATAGAACCTATTGACCACTGTATTGCAGACCTTAAATCAAAAAGAACTTATGACGAAGTCATCTATATGTCACCCGATGGCGAACAACTTAACCAGGGAATGAGCAATAGCCTGTCGCTGAAAAAAAACATCATCATCCTTTGTGGTCATTACAAAGGTGTTGATGAAAGAGTGCGGCAGCATCTTATTACACGCGAAATTTCTGTGGGCGACTATGTTCTTTCAGGTGGTGAACTACCCGCAGCTGTACTATGTGATAGTATCATCAGAATTATTCCGGGAGTATTAAATGATGAAACCTCGGCCCTGTCTGACTCTTTTCAGGATAACCTGCTGGCACCACCTGTTTATACCCGACCGGCAAATTACAAAGGCTGGGATGTTCCTGAAGTTCTTTTATCCGGTAATGAAAGCCTTATTAATGAATGGCGGCACCTACAAAGCCTGGAACGTACCCAAATAAGAAGACCGGACTTATCTGACAACAACAGCAAATAA
- a CDS encoding SAM-dependent methyltransferase, translating into MLNPHLSDKKTKGILYLIPTAIGSIQAIDYLPQTVIEIIHSLDEFIVENSKSARQFLKHCNIPTPQQQLIIHELNKHDGNVFETSFFSNLLSGKNVGMLSDAGCPAVADPGALIVAEAHKLQIKVVPLSGPSSILLALMASGLNGQQFAFNGYLPKEKTERNNAIKKAEKESAQRNQTQIFIETPYRNNALFDDFLNNLQPSTRLCIASALQCENEKIKTQRISEWKKQQPELNKHPVVWLFLA; encoded by the coding sequence ATGCTCAATCCGCACTTGTCTGACAAAAAAACAAAAGGAATTTTATACCTTATTCCTACTGCTATTGGTAGCATTCAGGCAATAGATTATCTGCCTCAAACTGTTATTGAAATTATTCATTCATTGGATGAGTTTATTGTCGAGAATTCAAAATCAGCCCGACAGTTTCTTAAACATTGCAACATCCCTACACCACAACAGCAACTCATCATTCATGAACTCAACAAGCATGACGGCAACGTTTTTGAAACATCATTTTTCAGTAACCTGCTTTCAGGAAAAAACGTTGGTATGCTGAGCGATGCAGGCTGTCCTGCTGTTGCCGATCCTGGTGCATTAATTGTAGCCGAAGCACATAAATTGCAAATAAAGGTAGTGCCACTTTCAGGCCCATCATCTATACTTTTAGCACTAATGGCTTCTGGACTCAATGGGCAGCAGTTTGCTTTTAATGGCTATCTGCCAAAAGAAAAAACAGAACGTAATAATGCAATAAAAAAAGCAGAGAAAGAATCTGCACAACGCAATCAAACACAAATATTTATTGAAACACCCTATCGCAATAATGCTTTGTTTGATGATTTTCTGAATAACCTGCAACCATCAACCCGTCTTTGCATAGCTTCTGCATTGCAGTGTGAAAATGAAAAAATTAAGACACAAAGAATTTCTGAATGGAAAAAACAACAACCGGAGTTGAACAAACACCCTGTTGTTTGGCTATTTTTGGCTTAA
- a CDS encoding FAD-dependent oxidoreductase, producing the protein MKTDFIIVGNGLAGSLLAWNLLQFEKKVVIIDEFNNTAASQVSAGIFLPVTGRRIVRTWMADELLAEVKALFSQLGTHFGETYIHEMPVVEIPASVKEWNEWQNRASSHDIGKYINCFLAPDTIESVHCPYGAIELKNSGYVNISACVNVLKTQYLKMGIIHSEKFNFNDLQFSNKIIYKNIEAHKIIFCEGADGISNPFFNYLPYQLSKGEILTIRCNTLSEKQIINHGIFILPIGNQLFRVGSTYEWNDLTTDTTESARNTLTEKLHAVLKTDFEIVDQKAGIRPSVKERRPFIGIHPKHKNIGIFNGLGTKGIMLAPYFSKHFASHLAHDKPLMADVDIARFS; encoded by the coding sequence ATGAAAACTGATTTTATCATAGTCGGAAATGGTTTAGCCGGAAGTTTACTTGCATGGAATCTTTTACAGTTTGAAAAAAAAGTTGTAATTATTGATGAGTTCAATAACACCGCTGCATCACAGGTTTCGGCAGGAATTTTTTTACCGGTTACAGGAAGGCGCATTGTAAGAACATGGATGGCTGATGAACTCCTTGCAGAAGTAAAAGCACTCTTTTCTCAATTAGGAACACACTTTGGGGAAACTTATATTCATGAAATGCCGGTGGTGGAAATTCCGGCTTCTGTTAAAGAATGGAATGAATGGCAAAATCGTGCATCAAGTCACGACATCGGCAAATACATAAATTGCTTTTTAGCACCTGACACAATTGAATCTGTCCATTGCCCTTATGGTGCAATTGAATTAAAAAACAGTGGCTATGTAAATATTTCTGCATGTGTTAATGTTTTAAAAACCCAATACCTGAAGATGGGGATTATCCATTCAGAAAAATTCAACTTTAACGATTTACAATTTTCCAATAAAATAATTTATAAAAATATAGAAGCTCATAAAATAATTTTCTGTGAAGGTGCAGATGGCATCAGTAATCCATTTTTTAATTATCTGCCCTATCAGCTTTCCAAAGGAGAAATACTGACAATACGTTGCAATACACTTTCAGAAAAACAAATTATAAATCATGGCATTTTTATTCTGCCAATAGGCAATCAGTTGTTCAGAGTAGGCTCAACCTACGAATGGAATGATTTAACAACAGACACAACAGAAAGCGCCAGAAACACTTTAACCGAAAAGCTGCATGCAGTTTTGAAAACAGACTTTGAAATAGTTGATCAGAAAGCAGGCATCAGACCAAGTGTAAAAGAGAGAAGACCTTTTATCGGCATACATCCAAAACATAAAAACATTGGAATATTTAATGGGCTTGGCACAAAAGGTATTATGCTGGCACCTTATTTTTCAAAACATTTTGCCAGTCATCTTGCACACGATAAACCATTAATGGCAGATGTGGATATTGCTCGATTTTCTTAA
- the mazG gene encoding nucleoside triphosphate pyrophosphohydrolase, producing MEEKLNAFKRICTIMDELRTQCPWDKKQTIESLRHLTIEEVYELSDAILDNNLEEVKKELGDIMLHLIFYSRIAEEKNLFNIADVINTECEKLISRHPHIYPAADGQKIAVADEEEVKRNWEKLKMKEGKESVLEGVPRSLPSMVKAQRIQEKARGAGFDWEKPEQVWEKVEEEFNEFQEAVSRKDQKEMSAELGDVLFALINYARFHNLNPDEALERTNRKFISRFRYMEEKVKESGKTLHELSLAQMDVFWNQAKTTEI from the coding sequence ATGGAAGAAAAATTAAATGCCTTTAAAAGAATTTGTACCATCATGGACGAACTGCGTACACAATGCCCATGGGATAAAAAGCAAACTATTGAGTCGCTACGGCATCTCACCATTGAAGAGGTTTATGAATTGAGTGATGCCATCTTAGACAACAATTTGGAAGAGGTTAAAAAAGAATTGGGCGACATTATGCTGCATCTGATTTTTTATTCGCGCATAGCTGAAGAAAAAAACTTATTTAACATTGCTGATGTAATTAATACAGAATGTGAAAAATTAATTTCGCGTCATCCACATATTTATCCTGCTGCCGATGGACAAAAAATTGCTGTTGCCGATGAAGAAGAAGTAAAACGTAACTGGGAAAAGTTAAAAATGAAAGAAGGTAAGGAATCTGTATTAGAAGGAGTGCCACGCTCATTACCCAGTATGGTAAAAGCCCAACGCATCCAGGAGAAAGCTCGGGGTGCAGGTTTCGACTGGGAAAAACCCGAGCAGGTGTGGGAAAAAGTTGAAGAAGAGTTCAACGAATTTCAGGAAGCAGTGTCTCGCAAAGACCAAAAAGAAATGTCTGCCGAATTAGGAGATGTTTTATTCGCCTTAATCAATTACGCACGTTTTCACAACTTGAATCCTGATGAGGCATTAGAGCGCACTAACAGAAAATTTATTTCACGTTTCAGGTATATGGAAGAAAAGGTTAAGGAATCAGGAAAAACGTTACATGAACTATCGTTGGCGCAAATGGATGTTTTTTGGAACCAGGCCAAAACCACTGAAATCTGA
- a CDS encoding metallophosphatase, with protein sequence MTNRRDFIRTFAVGVAGLNLTGLPFQALAKRRVTKITILHTNDVHSHIDPFPANDPKYPGLGGVAQRAAIINDIRNKERNVLLLDAGDIFQGTPYFNLFGGEVELKLMSQLGYDAGTIGNHDFDNGVDGLSSQLKHANFPLIVCNYDFKGTSMAGKTIPYKIFEKEDVRIGVFGLGIELEGLVDKKMYGETKYLDPLEKAAETAHHLKFNEKCDLIICLSHLGYRYPNKKVSDDVLAKKSLNIDLIIGGHTHTFIDKPFVYKNRDNKDVLVAQVGWAGIKLGRIDFFVDKKMRTLTADSTTLKVLNYARAI encoded by the coding sequence ATGACAAATAGAAGAGATTTTATAAGAACATTTGCTGTGGGCGTTGCAGGACTCAATCTCACGGGATTACCATTTCAGGCATTGGCAAAAAGAAGGGTTACAAAAATAACCATACTCCATACCAACGATGTTCACAGCCACATAGATCCATTTCCGGCCAACGACCCAAAATATCCTGGTCTTGGCGGGGTAGCACAACGTGCTGCTATTATTAATGATATCAGAAATAAAGAACGTAATGTTTTACTTCTTGATGCAGGTGATATTTTTCAGGGTACACCTTACTTTAATTTATTTGGTGGCGAAGTAGAACTAAAATTGATGTCGCAACTTGGATATGATGCCGGCACTATTGGAAATCACGACTTTGACAATGGTGTTGATGGACTGTCAAGTCAATTGAAACATGCAAACTTCCCTCTAATAGTTTGCAATTACGATTTCAAAGGAACATCTATGGCGGGTAAAACCATTCCTTATAAAATATTTGAAAAAGAAGATGTACGAATTGGAGTATTCGGCCTCGGAATTGAACTGGAAGGGTTGGTTGACAAGAAAATGTATGGAGAAACAAAATATCTTGACCCCTTGGAGAAAGCCGCAGAAACTGCACATCATTTAAAATTCAATGAGAAGTGCGATTTAATTATTTGCCTCTCACACTTAGGCTATAGATACCCAAATAAAAAGGTAAGTGATGATGTTTTGGCAAAGAAATCGCTCAATATAGATTTAATAATCGGTGGTCATACGCATACATTCATTGACAAACCATTCGTATATAAAAATCGTGACAATAAAGATGTTTTGGTGGCTCAGGTCGGTTGGGCAGGAATAAAATTAGGCAGAATTGATTTTTTTGTTGATAAAAAAATGCGTACATTGACAGCCGATAGCACTACGTTAAAAGTTTTGAATTATGCAAGAGCAATTTAA
- a CDS encoding proline dehydrogenase family protein: protein MSSVSFNNLKVAFAYKSDADLKRAYWLFKLINVNFLVKIGPGITNAVLKMGLPIKPLIRATIYKHFCGGETIEQCTETINNLGKFGVGSILDYSVEGHHNESDFDHSCAEIVKTVKHASGKKNIPFSVFKVTGVGRMDLLERVSSQVLLTEAEEAEFQRLKARVESICRTAAENSVRLFIDAEETWIQDAIDTMVDDMMLKYNKEKTLIFNTVQLYRHDRVAFMKENIAKARSGNYKVGYKLVRGAYMEKERERATTNGYPSPIQPDKAACDHDYNEAVKLCIDNIDMVAVCAGTHNEESSALLAKLMEEKGIANSDERVWFSQLLGMSDHISFNLANAGYCVCKYVPYGPVVSVLPYLFRRAAENTSMSGQMGRELSMITQEIERRKKEK from the coding sequence ATGTCATCCGTATCATTCAACAATCTGAAGGTTGCATTTGCTTATAAGAGCGATGCAGATCTTAAAAGAGCCTATTGGTTATTCAAGCTCATCAATGTTAACTTTCTCGTAAAAATTGGTCCCGGAATCACCAATGCAGTTTTGAAAATGGGTTTACCTATTAAGCCATTGATAAGGGCTACCATTTACAAACATTTTTGTGGAGGAGAAACCATTGAACAATGCACAGAAACGATAAATAATCTAGGAAAATTTGGAGTAGGCTCTATCTTGGATTATTCTGTAGAAGGACACCACAACGAATCTGATTTTGATCATAGCTGTGCAGAAATTGTTAAAACCGTAAAGCATGCAAGTGGAAAGAAGAACATTCCGTTTTCAGTATTTAAGGTTACCGGTGTTGGCAGGATGGATTTGTTAGAGCGTGTCAGTAGTCAGGTTTTACTTACTGAAGCTGAAGAAGCAGAATTTCAGAGATTAAAAGCCAGAGTTGAATCAATTTGTAGGACGGCAGCAGAGAATAGTGTGCGTTTGTTTATTGATGCTGAAGAAACATGGATTCAGGATGCTATTGATACCATGGTTGATGACATGATGTTGAAATACAATAAAGAAAAAACGCTGATTTTTAATACCGTTCAACTTTATCGTCATGACAGGGTTGCATTTATGAAAGAGAATATTGCAAAAGCCCGTTCAGGCAATTACAAAGTAGGATATAAATTAGTGCGTGGTGCGTATATGGAAAAAGAAAGAGAACGCGCAACAACGAATGGTTATCCTTCACCAATACAACCCGATAAAGCAGCATGTGATCATGACTACAACGAAGCAGTAAAGTTGTGTATTGATAATATAGACATGGTTGCTGTTTGTGCAGGCACACACAATGAAGAGAGCAGCGCCTTACTCGCAAAACTCATGGAAGAAAAAGGAATTGCAAATTCTGATGAGCGTGTTTGGTTTTCCCAACTGCTTGGCATGAGCGACCACATCAGTTTTAATCTTGCCAATGCAGGTTATTGCGTTTGTAAGTATGTGCCTTATGGACCTGTGGTGTCTGTGTTACCTTATTTATTCAGACGTGCTGCTGAAAATACCAGTATGAGTGGTCAGATGGGTCGCGAATTGAGTATGATTACGCAAGAGATTGAAAGACGTAAGAAAGAAAAATAG
- the cdaA gene encoding diadenylate cyclase CdaA: MELFHIGFLTVRLLDIIDVLIVAWVLYKLYRLLKGGVAMNILIGILTIYFLWWLFVKVLDMQLLGALFGQFIGVGVIALIIVFQQELRRFLIFVGSNTIFTRGDFFKNLFHGNFKLQQPVELSVMPIVRACVSMSKTKTGALIVVTRKTDLNLFEGTGDFMEAEVSKRLLESIFFKNSPLHDGAVIIRGNRIRAARCVLPVTESLDVPANYGMRHRAALGITEQSDAIALVVSEENGQISIAAGGSFYANLSPDELEKKLKELME; this comes from the coding sequence ATGGAGTTGTTTCATATAGGATTTTTAACAGTAAGATTACTTGATATAATTGATGTATTAATTGTAGCATGGGTGCTGTATAAACTTTATCGTTTGCTGAAAGGTGGTGTTGCTATGAATATCCTGATTGGTATTCTCACTATATATTTTCTCTGGTGGCTTTTTGTGAAAGTGCTCGATATGCAATTGCTTGGTGCATTGTTTGGACAGTTTATTGGTGTTGGGGTCATTGCACTCATCATTGTTTTTCAGCAGGAGCTGCGGAGGTTTTTAATTTTTGTAGGCTCAAATACCATTTTCACCCGTGGCGATTTTTTTAAAAATCTTTTTCATGGAAATTTCAAGCTGCAACAACCTGTTGAGTTAAGTGTAATGCCCATTGTTCGTGCCTGCGTTTCAATGTCAAAAACAAAAACAGGAGCTTTGATTGTTGTTACCAGAAAAACCGATTTGAATTTGTTTGAAGGTACCGGTGATTTTATGGAAGCCGAAGTTTCCAAACGGCTTTTAGAGAGTATTTTTTTTAAAAATAGCCCTTTACATGATGGTGCTGTCATCATTCGTGGCAATAGAATTCGTGCAGCACGCTGTGTTTTGCCGGTAACAGAAAGTTTGGACGTTCCTGCAAATTATGGAATGCGTCACAGAGCGGCATTGGGTATAACAGAACAGAGTGATGCAATTGCTCTGGTAGTTTCGGAAGAAAATGGACAAATTTCTATTGCTGCAGGTGGATCGTTTTATGCCAACCTTTCGCCAGATGAGTTGGAAAAGAAATTAAAAGAACTGATGGAGTGA
- a CDS encoding acyloxyacyl hydrolase: MIHKEGISFLSTLFLLMMTVAVQGQQVTHGTWILGAEGHYGFVMAHRPSVQPLQHSHLGGMMITLSHQADGKRTWQQHFHFPETGVKYGFFGLGNKEQLGYGHVVYPYIDIPLGRSEKPFLHFQFGWGLGYVTKPYNRNENYQNVAIGSHLNAVIAFNLHSEFWFTKRDRIAPAIGLTHFSNGSTAMPNLGINLISTQLHYSHSFGEPKSIIKQESLPFENRNRFTIFGAWAFKQVYPLAGRTWYAWTLSPAFLRQYSPKSAAGISVDMFYDPTINYRLEYEDMKTQGTWSNFRGGVAGAYEIIFSDFSVILQMGVYAKNDWKKDGLFYNRLGMRYRIYDGMFACINLKTHIARADFIEWGIGYNFNKKAWN, translated from the coding sequence ATGATTCATAAAGAAGGCATTAGTTTTCTGTCCACACTATTTTTACTCATGATGACTGTTGCTGTACAAGGGCAGCAAGTCACACATGGTACGTGGATACTTGGCGCAGAGGGGCATTATGGTTTTGTAATGGCTCACCGGCCTTCTGTTCAACCACTGCAGCATAGCCATCTTGGTGGTATGATGATTACATTATCACATCAGGCAGATGGCAAGCGGACATGGCAGCAACATTTTCATTTTCCTGAAACAGGAGTTAAATATGGTTTTTTTGGTTTGGGAAATAAAGAACAGTTAGGTTATGGTCATGTAGTATATCCATACATTGACATTCCACTCGGCAGGTCAGAAAAGCCATTTCTGCATTTTCAATTTGGATGGGGATTGGGATATGTTACAAAACCTTATAACAGAAATGAAAATTATCAGAACGTAGCTATTGGCTCACATCTGAATGCTGTTATTGCATTTAACCTTCACTCGGAGTTTTGGTTTACTAAACGAGATAGAATAGCTCCTGCCATAGGGCTGACGCATTTTTCAAATGGAAGTACAGCAATGCCAAACCTCGGTATTAATTTAATCTCGACACAACTACATTACAGCCATTCTTTTGGTGAGCCAAAAAGTATTATCAAGCAAGAGTCTCTGCCATTTGAAAATAGAAACCGATTCACGATTTTTGGAGCATGGGCATTTAAACAGGTTTATCCTCTAGCGGGACGCACCTGGTATGCATGGACGCTTTCTCCAGCATTTTTAAGACAGTACAGCCCTAAATCAGCGGCAGGCATAAGCGTTGATATGTTTTATGACCCGACTATTAATTACAGACTTGAATATGAAGACATGAAAACACAAGGTACGTGGTCAAATTTTCGTGGAGGTGTTGCAGGAGCGTATGAGATTATTTTTTCAGATTTTTCTGTTATACTGCAAATGGGTGTTTATGCAAAAAATGATTGGAAGAAAGATGGCTTGTTCTACAACAGATTAGGTATGCGTTACCGCATTTATGATGGAATGTTTGCTTGCATCAACTTGAAAACACATATTGCAAGAGCCGATTTTATAGAGTGGGGGATAGGATATAATTTTAATAAAAAAGCATGGAATTAA
- a CDS encoding low molecular weight protein-tyrosine-phosphatase — protein sequence MVCLGNICRSPIAEGIMQNKLNQAGIAAQVDSAGLINYHTGELPDKRSIAVAAKYGIDISVQRARSFTKDDIKNFDYIFAMDNNNYENLLEYANDATEAKRIHLLLDYAGLGKKTVPDPYYGDQSDFEHVFSLLDDACQRILKKFAYAQSALV from the coding sequence ATGGTTTGCCTCGGCAACATCTGCCGTTCTCCAATTGCCGAGGGCATAATGCAAAATAAACTCAATCAGGCAGGTATTGCTGCCCAAGTTGATTCGGCCGGTTTGATAAACTATCACACCGGTGAGTTACCTGATAAACGTTCAATAGCTGTTGCCGCCAAATATGGAATTGACATTTCAGTGCAAAGGGCTCGTAGTTTTACCAAAGATGATATCAAAAATTTTGACTACATCTTTGCAATGGATAACAATAATTACGAAAACCTGTTGGAATATGCCAATGATGCAACTGAGGCAAAACGTATTCATCTTTTATTAGATTATGCAGGACTGGGCAAAAAAACTGTTCCCGATCCCTACTATGGCGATCAAAGTGATTTTGAGCATGTATTTAGCTTACTTGACGATGCTTGTCAACGCATTTTGAAAAAGTTTGCTTATGCTCAATCCGCACTTGTCTGA
- the dnaA gene encoding chromosomal replication initiator protein DnaA — protein MLKQTEKNVEKVWENCLKLIRDNVSPQNFKTWFEPIKPVKLEKHVLTIEVPSQFVYEWLEEHFIQLLRKSIKKELGAEGRLEYSILMENNMNSSKPYAVKIPAKGTGNLKNPQVAMPVSLNTTIKNPFIVPGLKKIDVDSQLNPNYSFDNFIEGDCNRLARSAGYAVANKPGGTSFNPLLLYGGTGLGKTHLAHAIGIEIKNNFQNKTVLYVPADRFMNQFVDAVKNNSPNDFVHFYQMMDVLIIDDIHFLAGKERTQDVFFHIFNHLHQNNKQIILTSDKAPVDLQGIEQRLLSRFKWGLSADLQSPDLETRIAILKRKMYNDGIELPTEIVEYIAYSITTNIRELEGALISIIAQTSLNKKPITLELAKQMIDKFVKNTVHEISIDYIQKIVCDYFELPLETLKSKTRKREVVQARQLAMYFSKSLTKSSLSAIGAHCGGKDHATVLHACRTVNNLMETDKKFKGYISDLQKRINLNHKN, from the coding sequence GTGTTGAAACAGACAGAGAAAAATGTTGAAAAAGTGTGGGAAAATTGCTTGAAGCTTATACGCGACAATGTAAGTCCACAAAATTTTAAAACATGGTTTGAACCTATCAAGCCGGTAAAACTAGAAAAGCACGTACTTACTATTGAAGTACCCAGCCAGTTTGTCTATGAATGGCTCGAAGAGCATTTTATACAACTGTTGCGCAAAAGCATTAAAAAAGAATTAGGTGCTGAAGGCCGTTTGGAATACTCTATCCTGATGGAGAATAACATGAACAGCTCAAAACCTTATGCAGTGAAAATTCCTGCAAAAGGTACAGGCAACCTAAAAAATCCTCAGGTAGCAATGCCGGTTAGTTTAAATACAACCATAAAAAATCCATTCATTGTTCCTGGACTAAAAAAGATTGATGTTGACTCACAACTGAATCCTAATTATTCTTTTGACAATTTTATTGAAGGAGATTGTAACCGTCTTGCACGCTCTGCAGGTTATGCTGTTGCCAACAAACCCGGTGGAACTTCTTTTAATCCATTATTATTATATGGTGGAACAGGATTAGGAAAAACACATCTTGCTCATGCCATAGGCATTGAAATAAAAAATAATTTCCAGAATAAGACTGTACTTTATGTTCCTGCCGACAGGTTCATGAATCAGTTTGTTGATGCAGTAAAAAACAATTCACCAAACGACTTTGTACATTTTTATCAAATGATGGATGTTTTAATAATTGACGATATTCATTTTCTTGCTGGTAAAGAAAGAACACAGGATGTCTTCTTCCATATCTTTAATCACCTCCATCAGAATAATAAACAGATAATTCTAACCTCTGATAAAGCACCGGTTGATTTACAAGGTATTGAACAACGTTTATTATCTCGCTTTAAATGGGGGTTGTCTGCCGACCTGCAGTCGCCAGATTTAGAAACACGCATTGCCATCCTGAAAAGGAAAATGTATAATGACGGCATTGAATTACCTACTGAAATTGTTGAATATATTGCTTATAGTATTACAACAAACATCAGAGAGCTTGAAGGTGCACTCATTTCTATCATTGCACAGACTTCATTAAATAAAAAACCTATCACTCTTGAACTTGCCAAGCAAATGATTGACAAGTTTGTGAAAAATACTGTACATGAAATTTCTATTGACTATATTCAAAAAATAGTATGTGATTATTTTGAATTGCCTTTAGAAACTTTAAAATCAAAAACACGCAAGCGTGAAGTGGTTCAGGCACGTCAGTTGGCAATGTATTTTTCTAAGAGCCTCACAAAATCATCTCTTTCAGCAATTGGTGCACATTGTGGAGGCAAAGACCATGCAACTGTTTTACATGCATGCCGTACAGTCAACAACCTGATGGAGACTGATAAAAAATTCAAAGGCTATATTAGCGATCTGCAAAAGCGAATAAATCTTAATCACAAAAATTAA